The proteins below come from a single Streptomyces sp. M92 genomic window:
- a CDS encoding SDR family NAD(P)-dependent oxidoreductase, with protein sequence MKRFTGKTILITGGTSGMGLATAHRLITEGAHVIVTGRTSARVDSAVHQLGPHASGIVADAADLGAVEALMETVRDRHDRLDGLFANAGTGTFLPFENVTESDFDHGIDVNFKGVFFAVQKALPLMADGGSIVINASWTLHRGNSVLTLYSATKAAVHNLARTLSAGLAPRGVRVNSVSPGYIDTPMYPAAALTRAEAQAITGRIVAGRFGRPEEVAAAVAFLASSDASYVNGQDLVVDGGLIGAVPA encoded by the coding sequence CCGGGAAGACCATCCTCATCACCGGCGGCACCAGTGGCATGGGCCTGGCGACCGCACACCGTCTCATCACCGAAGGCGCCCACGTCATCGTCACCGGCCGCACCAGCGCCCGGGTGGACTCCGCCGTCCACCAGCTCGGCCCGCACGCCTCGGGCATCGTCGCCGACGCCGCCGACCTCGGCGCGGTGGAGGCGCTGATGGAGACCGTCCGGGACCGTCACGACCGTCTCGACGGCCTCTTCGCGAACGCAGGCACCGGCACCTTCCTGCCGTTCGAGAACGTCACCGAATCGGACTTCGACCATGGCATCGACGTCAACTTCAAGGGCGTGTTCTTCGCAGTCCAGAAGGCACTGCCGCTGATGGCGGACGGAGGCTCGATCGTCATCAACGCCTCCTGGACCCTCCACCGGGGCAACAGCGTCCTGACCCTCTACTCGGCGACCAAAGCCGCCGTGCACAACCTGGCCCGAACCCTCTCCGCCGGACTCGCACCGCGCGGTGTCCGAGTCAACTCTGTCAGCCCCGGCTATATCGACACCCCGATGTATCCTGCGGCCGCGCTGACCCGGGCGGAGGCACAGGCGATCACCGGCCGGATCGTCGCCGGCCGCTTCGGGCGCCCGGAGGAGGTCGCCGCGGCAGTGGCGTTCCTCGCCTCGTCCGACGCGTCCTACGTCAATGGTCAGGACCTCGTCGTCGACGGCGGTCTGATCGGTGCCGTACCCGCCTGA
- a CDS encoding phenylalanine 4-monooxygenase: MRVRTPIATDGRLDTAAMHPGLSDPRYLLRRRAIASLARGHRVGDPSPRVDYTEDEQRTWRTVHQRLWDTQRQHACRAALDAREQAPVPADHIPQHAEVGPHLRRLTGFDFTLAGGVVGNKRFLGSMADGYFHAVQFVRHPDVPMFTPEPDIIHDVFGHGIHLASPAFADVYRLIGDAAKRVENRDVLQMISDVYWFTLEYGVLDEGGTPKAYGAALLSSSGEICRLRQARIRPLDIHAMLATEYDISGYQPVLFSARSLEEVADTLGGFLSALDDESAPRFGRAAKS, encoded by the coding sequence ATGCGCGTGCGTACTCCGATCGCGACCGACGGCCGGCTCGACACGGCCGCCATGCACCCTGGCCTCAGTGACCCCCGCTATCTGCTGCGGCGTCGGGCCATCGCATCGCTGGCCCGCGGCCACCGGGTCGGTGACCCCTCACCGCGAGTGGACTACACCGAGGACGAGCAGCGGACCTGGCGGACCGTCCACCAGCGGCTCTGGGACACCCAACGTCAGCATGCCTGCCGTGCCGCCCTCGACGCCCGTGAACAGGCGCCCGTTCCGGCGGACCACATCCCGCAGCACGCCGAGGTCGGGCCGCACTTGCGGAGGCTGACGGGCTTCGACTTCACCCTCGCGGGCGGTGTGGTCGGCAACAAGAGGTTCCTGGGATCGATGGCCGACGGCTACTTCCACGCCGTGCAGTTCGTCCGCCACCCGGACGTACCGATGTTCACTCCCGAGCCGGACATCATCCATGACGTCTTCGGTCACGGAATCCACCTGGCCTCGCCGGCCTTCGCCGACGTCTACCGGCTGATCGGGGACGCGGCGAAGCGCGTCGAGAACAGGGACGTCCTCCAGATGATCAGCGACGTCTACTGGTTCACCCTGGAGTACGGAGTGCTTGACGAGGGAGGGACACCCAAGGCGTACGGGGCGGCTCTGCTCTCCTCCTCCGGTGAGATCTGCCGCCTGCGGCAGGCTCGGATCCGTCCGCTGGACATTCACGCCATGCTGGCCACCGAGTACGACATCTCCGGGTACCAGCCGGTGCTCTTCAGCGCCCGCAGCCTGGAGGAGGTCGCCGACACCCTGGGCGGCTTCCTGTCGGCGCTCGACGACGAGAGCGCGCCACGCTTCGGACGGGCCGCAAAGTCCTGA
- a CDS encoding peptidase E, translating into MTALEPTILATSGGHRVGGRTRVVFDALVHHAVDLSGVHGRRPRIMYVGTAIGDAEHFTTRMTEAARVAGFDLTPLHLFPMPNIDDIEGSVLDHDVVWVMGGSVVNLLAVWRAHGLDRIMHRAWQAGVVLSGVSAGSLCWFQGGATDSFGPELRPVTNALGFLPYGNGVHYDSDEGRRPLIHRLVADGTIPPAHCTDDGVGLVYRGTELVEAVTEIHGKGAYIVQKDGARAVEERIEPRVLTSCGR; encoded by the coding sequence ATGACTGCATTGGAACCGACCATCCTCGCGACCTCCGGCGGGCACCGAGTCGGAGGGCGAACCAGGGTGGTGTTCGACGCTCTGGTGCATCACGCGGTTGACCTCTCCGGCGTGCATGGCCGACGCCCGCGCATCATGTACGTGGGTACCGCCATCGGGGACGCGGAGCACTTCACGACGCGTATGACCGAGGCCGCGCGGGTGGCGGGATTCGATCTGACGCCGCTGCACCTGTTCCCCATGCCCAACATCGATGACATCGAGGGCTCGGTCCTCGACCACGACGTGGTCTGGGTCATGGGCGGCTCGGTGGTCAATCTGCTGGCGGTGTGGAGAGCGCACGGTCTGGACCGCATCATGCATCGTGCCTGGCAGGCCGGTGTGGTGCTCAGCGGAGTCAGCGCAGGCTCCCTCTGCTGGTTCCAGGGAGGCGCGACCGACTCGTTCGGGCCGGAACTGCGCCCGGTCACGAACGCACTCGGTTTCCTGCCGTACGGCAACGGTGTGCACTACGACTCGGACGAGGGACGTCGGCCGTTGATCCACCGACTTGTGGCGGACGGCACCATACCTCCTGCTCACTGCACGGACGACGGAGTCGGTCTGGTGTACCGCGGAACGGAATTGGTGGAGGCCGTGACGGAAATCCACGGCAAGGGTGCCTACATCGTCCAGAAGGACGGGGCCAGGGCGGTGGAGGAACGCATAGAGCCCCGTGTGCTCACCTCATGCGGGCGGTGA